In one window of Burkholderiales bacterium DNA:
- a CDS encoding SDR family oxidoreductase — MEHPRRDPASPLGGHHAVVTGGGRGIGKAIAVELARLGADVTLMGRDSAVLQACAEMLGATHGTKVGTQQVDLTSPGSVASAFERARSDLGPVTILVNNAGIAHSAPFDRTTLDRWQEILAVDLTGPFLCIQQVLAPMLAAGGGRIVNIASTSGMTGCAYVTAYCAAKHGLIGLTRSLAIEVARRGVTVNAVCPGFTDTEMVSRSIENIVAKTGRSAEQALAELVSHNPQRRLIDPEEVASAVGWLCLPASRSVTGQSLLVAGGELM; from the coding sequence ATGGAGCATCCGCGGCGTGACCCGGCTTCGCCGCTCGGCGGCCACCACGCCGTCGTGACCGGCGGCGGGCGGGGGATCGGCAAGGCGATCGCCGTCGAACTGGCGCGGCTCGGCGCCGACGTGACGCTGATGGGCCGCGACAGCGCGGTGCTGCAAGCATGCGCCGAAATGCTCGGTGCCACGCACGGCACGAAGGTCGGGACGCAGCAGGTCGACCTGACATCACCCGGGTCCGTCGCGAGCGCCTTCGAGCGTGCCCGCTCGGACCTCGGGCCGGTCACCATCCTCGTGAACAACGCGGGCATTGCGCATTCCGCGCCGTTCGATCGGACGACGCTCGACAGGTGGCAGGAGATCCTGGCCGTGGACCTGACCGGCCCGTTCCTCTGCATTCAGCAGGTCCTGGCCCCGATGCTCGCGGCCGGCGGCGGCCGCATCGTCAACATCGCATCGACCTCGGGCATGACCGGCTGCGCGTACGTCACCGCGTACTGCGCCGCGAAGCACGGACTGATCGGGCTCACGCGCTCGCTCGCCATCGAGGTCGCCCGTCGCGGCGTCACGGTGAACGCGGTGTGCCCCGGATTCACCGACACGGAGATGGTCAGTCGCTCGATCGAGAACATCGTCGCCAAGACCGGCCGCAGCGCGGAGCAGGCGCTCGCGGAACTGGTGTCGCACAACCCGCAGCGCAGGCTGATCGATCCCGAGGAAGTGGCATCGGCGGTCGGCTGGCTGTGCCTGCCCGCCTCGCGTTCCGTGACGGGGCAGAGCCTGCTCGTCGCCGGCGGCGAGCTGATGTGA
- a CDS encoding indolepyruvate oxidoreductase subunit beta family protein, translating to MTAARPVSILVAALGGQGGGVLAQWLVEAASHAGYPAQSTSIPGVAQRTGATTYYVEVFPVTLRDLGGRTPVLSLLPVPGAIDLVVASELLEAVRVMQAGFVDRERTMLVTSTARALTTVEKLALGDGRYDSGRLVEVAAATSRRLVTFDMDAEARDAGTVVSAVMFGAIAGSGVLPFGREACEAAIGANGAGAQASRRGFDRGFARVAAGPSEDPDIRVAEASAPIVSGAPASAPEATAAYPASCRPIIAAGVERVTEFQDAAYAALYLERVARVRAAETGADPRDEHEGAMTREAARFLALWMAYDDIARVAGFKVRASRVARVRREVAAADGDVVKIVDYFKPGVPEIAGMLPPALARRLLAWDRRRVARGERPFALPLELRTDAVTGMAALRTLSATRRLRRASSRYAEEQAAIETWLDAIVAGARSSWSVGHEIALAGRLVKGYGETNLRGKRNLEHIVAHVATSGAFGSAPARAAAIREAREAALADEGGGKLDAALVRHGAPPRPVVAQPIVWMKRQATRR from the coding sequence GTGACCGCGGCGCGGCCGGTGTCGATCCTCGTGGCCGCGCTCGGCGGGCAGGGCGGCGGCGTCCTCGCGCAATGGCTGGTCGAAGCGGCGTCGCACGCGGGCTACCCGGCGCAGAGCACGTCGATTCCCGGTGTCGCGCAGCGCACCGGCGCGACCACCTACTACGTCGAGGTCTTCCCGGTGACCCTCCGCGACCTCGGCGGCCGCACGCCGGTCCTCTCGCTCCTGCCGGTGCCCGGCGCCATCGATCTCGTCGTCGCGTCGGAACTCCTGGAAGCGGTGCGCGTGATGCAGGCCGGATTCGTCGACCGCGAGCGCACCATGCTCGTGACCTCGACGGCGAGAGCGCTGACGACGGTGGAGAAGCTCGCGCTCGGCGACGGCCGCTACGACTCGGGGCGGTTGGTCGAGGTCGCCGCCGCGACGAGCCGCCGGCTCGTGACCTTCGACATGGATGCGGAAGCGCGTGATGCCGGCACCGTGGTGAGCGCGGTGATGTTCGGCGCCATCGCCGGCAGCGGCGTCCTGCCGTTCGGCCGCGAGGCCTGCGAGGCCGCCATCGGCGCGAACGGAGCAGGCGCGCAGGCGAGCCGGCGCGGCTTCGACCGCGGGTTCGCGCGCGTGGCCGCGGGCCCGTCCGAGGATCCGGACATTCGCGTAGCGGAAGCTTCCGCGCCGATCGTGTCGGGTGCACCGGCAAGCGCTCCGGAAGCGACCGCCGCGTATCCGGCGTCGTGCCGGCCGATCATCGCGGCCGGCGTCGAGCGCGTGACCGAGTTCCAGGACGCCGCCTACGCCGCGCTCTACCTCGAACGCGTCGCGCGCGTGCGCGCGGCGGAAACCGGGGCCGACCCGCGCGACGAGCACGAGGGCGCGATGACGCGCGAAGCGGCGCGTTTCCTCGCGCTGTGGATGGCCTACGACGACATCGCGCGGGTCGCCGGCTTCAAGGTCCGCGCGAGCCGCGTCGCGCGCGTGCGCCGCGAAGTCGCGGCCGCCGACGGCGACGTGGTGAAGATCGTCGACTACTTCAAACCGGGCGTGCCCGAGATCGCGGGGATGCTGCCTCCCGCCCTCGCGCGCCGGCTGCTCGCCTGGGACCGACGGCGCGTCGCGCGCGGCGAGCGGCCGTTCGCGCTGCCGCTCGAACTGCGCACCGACGCGGTGACCGGGATGGCGGCGCTGCGGACGCTCTCGGCGACGCGACGCCTGCGCCGGGCGAGTTCGCGCTACGCCGAGGAACAGGCGGCGATCGAGACCTGGCTCGACGCGATCGTCGCGGGAGCACGCAGTAGCTGGTCGGTCGGCCACGAGATCGCGCTCGCCGGCCGGCTCGTGAAGGGCTACGGCGAGACCAACCTGCGCGGCAAGCGCAACCTCGAGCACATCGTCGCGCACGTCGCGACGTCGGGGGCGTTCGGGTCCGCTCCGGCGCGGGCCGCCGCGATCCGTGAAGCGCGCGAAGCGGCGCTCGCCGACGAAGGCGGCGGCAAGCTCGACGCGGCGCTGGTGCGCCACGGCGCGCCGCCGCGCCCGGTCGTCGCGCAACCGATCGTTTGGATGAAGCGCCAAGCGACGCGCAGGTGA
- a CDS encoding indolepyruvate ferredoxin oxidoreductase subunit alpha — protein sequence MEVSFSREVGMLRRGNGETFEGEGILAITKGLLEAGVAYVGGYQGAPVSHLLDVLVQAKDYLAELGVHVEACSNEASAAAMLGASIHYPLRGAVTWKSIVGTNVAADALSNLASPGVTGGALIIVGEDYGEGASVIQERTLAFALKSTLVLVDPRPDLAHMVRFVEEAFGLSEASNMPAILQLRIRACHVRGRFATRDNVAPAVSALRPLAEPAAFDYTRLSHPPVTFRHEKLKADERLPAARRRIVERALNEVFEGERDDLGIVVLGGLHNSLVRALAAFRLADAFGAPALPILVLNVVHPLVPEEIVAFCRGKRAVLVVEEGQPEFVEQEILAILARAGADTAIEGKGPLPMAGEYTVEALARGLSAFLARHAPDLDRGGADGWLASVDARRAEVTKALGDPLPPRPPNFCIGCPERPVFAAMKLAKQTIGPIHVAADIGCHSFATFEPFSQGHSILGYGMSLASRAGVSPAMGKRVIAVMGDGGFWHNGVVTGVQSALFNGDDAVLLILKNGYTSATGTQEIISTPDEETKAAAADKTRSLVHDNQVIERTLEGLGVRWLRTVDSYRVDEMRATVEEAFTTDFAGLKVIVAEGECQLERQRRVKPWRAGLEREGRRHVRVKYGVDEDVCSGDHSCIRLSGCPTLSVKDSGDPLEVDPVATVLDGCVGCGLCGENAHAATLCPSFYRAEVIRHPNWRDRALAAVRGAFGRMLRGGRA from the coding sequence ATGGAAGTCTCCTTCAGCCGCGAAGTCGGCATGCTCCGCCGCGGCAACGGCGAGACCTTCGAGGGCGAGGGCATCCTCGCGATCACCAAGGGGCTGCTCGAAGCGGGCGTCGCCTACGTCGGCGGCTACCAGGGCGCGCCGGTCTCGCACCTGCTCGACGTGCTGGTCCAGGCGAAGGACTACCTCGCCGAACTGGGCGTGCACGTGGAAGCGTGCAGCAACGAGGCCTCGGCGGCCGCGATGCTCGGCGCGTCGATCCACTATCCGCTGCGCGGCGCGGTCACCTGGAAGTCGATCGTCGGCACCAACGTCGCGGCCGACGCGCTCTCCAACCTCGCCTCGCCGGGCGTGACCGGCGGCGCGCTCATCATCGTCGGCGAGGACTACGGCGAGGGCGCGAGCGTGATCCAGGAGCGCACGCTCGCCTTCGCGCTCAAGTCGACGCTCGTCCTCGTCGATCCGCGCCCCGACCTCGCGCACATGGTGCGCTTCGTCGAAGAGGCGTTCGGATTGTCGGAAGCCTCGAACATGCCGGCGATCCTGCAATTGCGCATCCGCGCCTGCCACGTGCGCGGGCGCTTCGCCACGCGCGACAACGTGGCGCCGGCCGTGTCCGCGCTCCGCCCGCTGGCCGAGCCCGCGGCCTTCGACTACACGCGGCTGTCGCATCCGCCGGTGACCTTCCGCCACGAGAAGCTCAAGGCGGACGAGCGGTTGCCCGCCGCGCGGCGGCGCATCGTCGAGCGTGCCCTGAACGAAGTGTTCGAAGGCGAGCGCGACGATCTCGGGATCGTCGTGCTGGGGGGATTGCACAACTCGCTCGTGCGCGCGCTCGCGGCGTTCAGACTCGCCGACGCGTTCGGCGCTCCGGCGCTGCCGATCCTCGTGCTGAACGTCGTGCACCCGCTCGTGCCCGAGGAGATCGTCGCGTTCTGCCGCGGCAAGCGCGCGGTGCTGGTGGTCGAGGAGGGGCAGCCCGAATTCGTCGAGCAGGAGATCCTCGCGATCCTCGCCCGCGCGGGCGCCGACACGGCGATCGAGGGCAAGGGACCGCTGCCGATGGCCGGCGAGTACACGGTCGAGGCGCTCGCGCGCGGACTCTCGGCGTTCCTCGCCCGGCACGCGCCGGATCTCGACCGGGGCGGGGCGGACGGCTGGCTCGCGTCGGTGGATGCGCGGCGCGCCGAGGTCACGAAGGCGTTGGGCGATCCGCTGCCCCCGCGTCCGCCGAACTTCTGCATCGGCTGTCCGGAGCGGCCGGTCTTCGCCGCGATGAAGCTCGCGAAGCAGACGATCGGCCCGATCCACGTCGCGGCGGACATCGGCTGCCACTCGTTCGCGACCTTCGAGCCCTTTTCGCAGGGGCACTCGATCCTGGGCTACGGCATGAGCCTCGCGTCGCGCGCCGGCGTGTCGCCGGCGATGGGCAAGCGCGTGATCGCGGTGATGGGCGACGGCGGGTTCTGGCACAACGGCGTGGTGACCGGCGTGCAGTCCGCGCTGTTCAACGGCGACGACGCGGTGCTCCTGATCCTCAAGAACGGCTACACGTCGGCGACCGGCACGCAGGAGATCATCTCCACGCCCGACGAGGAGACGAAGGCTGCCGCGGCCGACAAGACGCGAAGCCTCGTCCACGACAACCAGGTGATCGAGCGCACGCTCGAAGGCCTGGGCGTGCGCTGGCTCCGCACCGTCGACAGCTACCGCGTCGACGAGATGCGCGCGACGGTCGAGGAGGCGTTCACCACCGACTTCGCGGGCCTCAAGGTGATCGTCGCGGAAGGCGAGTGCCAGTTGGAGCGCCAGCGCCGCGTGAAGCCCTGGCGCGCGGGCCTCGAGCGCGAGGGACGACGCCACGTCCGCGTCAAGTACGGCGTCGACGAGGACGTGTGCTCCGGCGACCACTCGTGCATCCGCCTCTCCGGCTGCCCGACGCTGTCGGTGAAGGACAGCGGCGATCCGCTCGAGGTCGACCCGGTCGCGACCGTGCTCGACGGCTGCGTCGGCTGCGGCCTGTGCGGCGAGAACGCGCACGCGGCGACGCTGTGCCCGTCGTTCTACCGCGCGGAAGTGATCCGCCACCCGAACTGGCGCGACCGCGCGCTCGCCGCGGTGCGCGGCGCGTTCGGCCGGATGTTGCGCGGAGGGCGCGCGTGA
- the paaF gene encoding phenylacetate--CoA ligase: MPSKQPRPGELEPIERASRDELAALQLERMRWSLAHAYRNVAHYKRAFDAAGVHPDDLRTLADLAKFPFTTKSDLRDNYPFGMFAVPRDEVVRVHASSGTTGKPTVVGYTAKDVDTWATAMARSIRAAGGRRGDIVHVAYGYGLFTGGLGAHYGAEKLGCTVIPMSGGQTEKQVQLIADFRPDVIMVTPSYMLAIAEEMERQGMDPKACSLSIGIFGAEPWTPAMRQAIEAKLSIDAIDIYGLSEVIGPGVAQECIETKDGLTVWEDHFYPEIVDPATGAVLPDGEKGELVFTSLTKEAMPVVRYRTRDLTRLLPPTARSMRRIEKITGRSDDMMIIRGVNVFPTQVEELILRHRELVAHYQIEITRPKNLDEMAVLVERAPDAGSVDGERAGAALGHLIKSLIGVSADVRVVAPGGIERSLGKAKRVVDKRPK, encoded by the coding sequence ATGCCGTCGAAACAGCCGCGCCCCGGGGAACTCGAACCGATCGAGCGCGCGAGCCGCGACGAACTCGCGGCGCTGCAGCTCGAGCGGATGCGCTGGAGCCTCGCGCACGCGTACCGCAATGTCGCGCATTACAAGCGGGCCTTCGACGCCGCGGGCGTCCATCCGGACGACCTCCGCACGCTCGCCGACCTCGCGAAGTTCCCGTTCACCACCAAGTCGGATCTGCGCGACAACTATCCGTTCGGCATGTTCGCCGTGCCGCGCGACGAGGTCGTGCGGGTGCACGCGTCGTCGGGCACCACCGGCAAGCCGACCGTCGTCGGCTACACGGCGAAGGACGTCGACACCTGGGCGACCGCGATGGCCCGCTCGATCCGGGCCGCGGGGGGACGGCGCGGCGACATCGTGCACGTCGCTTACGGTTACGGCCTCTTCACCGGGGGGCTGGGCGCGCACTACGGCGCCGAGAAGCTCGGCTGCACGGTGATCCCGATGTCGGGCGGCCAGACCGAGAAGCAGGTGCAGCTCATCGCCGACTTCCGGCCCGACGTGATCATGGTGACCCCGTCGTACATGCTCGCGATCGCCGAGGAGATGGAGCGGCAGGGCATGGATCCGAAGGCGTGCTCGCTCTCGATCGGGATCTTCGGCGCGGAGCCGTGGACGCCGGCGATGCGGCAGGCGATCGAGGCCAAGCTCTCGATCGACGCGATCGACATCTACGGGCTCTCCGAGGTGATCGGGCCGGGCGTCGCGCAGGAATGCATCGAGACCAAGGACGGGCTCACCGTCTGGGAGGACCACTTCTATCCGGAGATCGTCGACCCGGCGACCGGCGCGGTGCTGCCCGACGGCGAGAAGGGCGAACTCGTGTTCACCTCGCTCACCAAGGAGGCGATGCCGGTCGTCCGCTACCGGACCCGCGACCTGACGCGCCTCCTGCCTCCGACCGCGCGGTCGATGCGGCGCATCGAGAAGATCACCGGGCGCTCGGACGACATGATGATCATCCGCGGCGTCAACGTGTTCCCGACCCAGGTCGAGGAACTGATCCTGCGCCACCGGGAACTCGTCGCCCACTACCAGATCGAGATCACGCGGCCGAAGAACCTGGACGAGATGGCGGTGCTGGTCGAGCGCGCGCCGGACGCCGGCAGCGTCGACGGCGAGCGCGCTGGCGCCGCGCTCGGCCACCTGATCAAGTCGCTGATCGGCGTCTCGGCCGACGTGCGCGTGGTCGCGCCCGGCGGGATCGAGCGCTCGCTCGGCAAGGCGAAGCGCGTGGTCGACAAGCGGCCGAAGTAG
- the paaI gene encoding hydroxyphenylacetyl-CoA thioesterase PaaI: MGEHHPATTPEEAQRLAERVADDMYRRDHATRALGIRLIACGPGRAELSMTVRRDMLNGHAICHGGFVFTLADSAFAYACNSYNLSTVASGCSIDFLAPSREGDVLTARGVERSASGRTGVYDIEVFNQRGEKVALFRGKSYRIKGHVIEEPPTA, from the coding sequence ATGGGCGAGCATCATCCGGCGACGACTCCCGAGGAAGCGCAACGCCTGGCCGAGCGGGTCGCCGACGACATGTACCGGCGCGACCACGCGACCCGCGCGCTCGGCATCCGGCTCATCGCCTGCGGACCGGGCCGGGCCGAACTCTCGATGACCGTGCGCCGCGACATGCTGAACGGACACGCGATCTGCCACGGCGGCTTCGTCTTCACGCTCGCCGACAGCGCGTTCGCCTACGCGTGCAACAGCTACAATCTGTCGACGGTGGCCTCGGGATGCTCGATCGACTTCCTCGCGCCCTCGCGCGAGGGCGACGTCCTGACCGCGCGCGGCGTCGAGCGCAGCGCGTCGGGGCGCACCGGCGTCTACGACATCGAGGTGTTCAACCAGCGCGGCGAGAAGGTCGCGCTGTTCCGCGGCAAGAGCTACCGGATCAAGGGTCACGTGATCGAGGAGCCGCCGACCGCATGA
- the paaC gene encoding 3-hydroxyacyl-CoA dehydrogenase PaaC — MADSLPPAAMVAVVGAGAMGAGIAQVAAQAGHRVMLLDSRPGAAADAVRRLAATFDALAAKGRMGEDDAHAAAGRVVAVDAPADCVGASLVVEAIVEDLAVKRELFAAFEAVVADDAILASNTSSLSITALAAGMKRPDRIAGMHFFNPAPLMPLVEVVRGLATEPLVADTLFATAAAWGKTPVHAASTPGFIVNRCARPFYGEALRLLAERAADPATIDAVMREAGGFRMGPFELMDLIGHDVNYAVTRSVWEATFHDPRYAPSGIQRELVAAGRLGRKSGRGFYDHSPGAAPAVAATAPPESAATRVAIHGEPGPLKPLLARMAAAGTVVQKRPMHSLFPDGAIDAGAAWIVLTDGRTASARAAATGAANLVLLDLALDYSTAKRIAVSAADNCPAQAVATATGVLQHAGLAVSRFDDVAGLAVMRTVAMLVNEAADAAMQGIATPSDIDLAMQKGVNYPRGPLAWGDAVGAARIGATMANLAAHYGEDRYRVSPRLARAAQTGGRLAG; from the coding sequence ATGGCGGATTCGCTCCCCCCCGCCGCGATGGTCGCCGTCGTCGGTGCGGGCGCGATGGGCGCGGGCATCGCGCAGGTCGCCGCGCAGGCAGGCCATCGCGTGATGCTGCTCGACTCGCGTCCCGGCGCCGCCGCCGACGCCGTGCGGCGTCTGGCCGCGACCTTCGATGCGCTCGCGGCGAAAGGGCGCATGGGCGAAGATGACGCGCACGCCGCAGCCGGGCGGGTCGTCGCGGTCGACGCGCCCGCGGACTGCGTCGGAGCGTCGCTCGTCGTCGAGGCGATCGTCGAGGACCTCGCGGTCAAGCGCGAACTGTTCGCGGCGTTCGAAGCCGTCGTGGCCGACGACGCGATCCTCGCGTCCAACACCTCGTCGCTGTCGATCACCGCGCTCGCCGCCGGCATGAAGCGGCCGGACCGCATCGCCGGCATGCACTTCTTCAACCCGGCGCCGCTGATGCCGCTCGTCGAAGTGGTGCGCGGGCTCGCGACCGAACCGCTCGTCGCCGACACGCTGTTCGCGACCGCCGCGGCGTGGGGCAAGACCCCGGTCCACGCGGCATCGACGCCCGGGTTCATCGTCAACCGCTGCGCGCGGCCGTTCTACGGCGAGGCGCTGCGGCTCCTGGCCGAGCGTGCGGCCGATCCGGCCACGATCGACGCGGTGATGCGCGAGGCCGGCGGCTTCCGCATGGGGCCGTTCGAGCTGATGGATCTGATCGGGCACGACGTCAACTACGCGGTCACCCGCTCCGTGTGGGAGGCGACGTTCCACGATCCGCGCTATGCGCCTTCCGGCATCCAGCGCGAACTCGTCGCCGCCGGCCGGCTGGGTCGCAAGAGCGGGCGCGGCTTCTACGACCATTCGCCCGGCGCCGCACCGGCGGTGGCGGCAACCGCGCCTCCAGAGAGCGCCGCCACCCGCGTCGCGATCCACGGCGAACCCGGACCGCTGAAGCCGCTGCTCGCGCGCATGGCGGCCGCCGGCACCGTCGTGCAGAAGCGCCCGATGCATTCACTCTTCCCCGACGGTGCGATCGACGCGGGCGCCGCGTGGATCGTGCTCACCGACGGCCGCACGGCGAGCGCGCGCGCGGCGGCGACCGGCGCGGCGAACCTCGTGCTGCTCGACCTCGCGCTCGACTACTCGACCGCGAAGCGGATCGCCGTCTCGGCCGCGGACAACTGCCCGGCGCAGGCGGTCGCGACCGCGACCGGCGTACTGCAGCACGCGGGGCTCGCGGTGTCGCGCTTCGACGACGTCGCCGGGCTCGCGGTGATGCGCACGGTGGCGATGCTGGTCAACGAGGCGGCCGATGCGGCGATGCAGGGCATCGCGACGCCGTCCGACATCGACCTCGCGATGCAGAAGGGCGTCAACTACCCGCGCGGTCCGCTCGCCTGGGGCGACGCGGTCGGCGCCGCCCGCATCGGCGCGACGATGGCGAACCTGGCCGCGCACTACGGCGAGGACCGCTACCGGGTCTCGCCGCGTCTCGCGCGCGCGGCCCAGACGGGCGGCCGCCTCGCGGGATGA
- a CDS encoding 2-(1,2-epoxy-1,2-dihydrophenyl)acetyl-CoA isomerase: MTYENILFETRDGVARLTLNRPDRLNSFNDAMHAEVRGALARLLVGGNARVLLLTGAGRGFCAGQDLSDRAVAPGAARVDLGASIERNYRPLILALRSLPMPTVCAVNGVAAGAGANLALACDLVVAAKSASFIQAFCKIGLIPDSGGTYFLPRLVGTARALGLAMLGDKLPAEQAAAWGLIWQAVDDAAFGDTVETLVTHLASAPTRGLVAARRAIHASAANLLEDQLDLERDLQRELGFGDDYREGVAAFLGKRAPRFTGR; this comes from the coding sequence ATGACCTACGAGAACATCCTCTTCGAAACGCGCGACGGCGTCGCGCGGCTGACGTTGAACCGGCCCGACCGGCTGAACAGCTTCAACGACGCGATGCACGCGGAAGTGCGCGGCGCGCTCGCGCGGCTCCTCGTCGGCGGGAACGCGCGCGTGCTGCTCCTCACCGGCGCGGGGCGCGGGTTCTGTGCCGGGCAGGATCTGTCCGACCGCGCGGTGGCGCCGGGGGCGGCCCGGGTCGACCTGGGCGCGTCGATCGAGCGCAACTATCGCCCGCTGATCCTGGCGCTGCGCTCGCTGCCGATGCCCACCGTGTGCGCCGTGAACGGCGTCGCGGCCGGCGCGGGCGCCAATCTCGCGCTCGCCTGCGACCTCGTCGTTGCCGCGAAGTCCGCGAGCTTCATCCAGGCGTTCTGCAAGATCGGGCTCATCCCGGATTCCGGCGGCACGTACTTCCTGCCGCGACTCGTCGGCACCGCGCGCGCGCTCGGCCTCGCGATGCTCGGCGACAAACTGCCCGCCGAGCAGGCGGCGGCCTGGGGCCTCATCTGGCAGGCGGTCGACGACGCCGCGTTTGGCGACACGGTGGAAACGCTCGTGACGCACCTCGCGAGCGCGCCGACGCGCGGTCTCGTGGCGGCGCGGCGCGCGATCCACGCGTCGGCGGCGAATCTGCTCGAGGACCAGTTGGACCTCGAGCGCGACCTGCAACGCGAACTCGGATTCGGCGACGACTACCGCGAGGGTGTGGCGGCCTTCCTGGGCAAGCGCGCGCCGCGCTTCACCGGGCGCTGA
- the paaN gene encoding phenylacetic acid degradation protein PaaN, which translates to MSHPLFDKHRATLERALGAIADRGYWSPYPESASPKVYGEGSAEAGKAAYEALLGKPFPIVEPGTVGAVGGERSPWGVDLGITYPKVDLEALFAGIARAQASWRAAGPEAWVGVCLEALARINRASFEIANAVMHTSGQAFMMAFQAGGPHAQDRGLEAVAYAYDQMRRVPSKATWEKPQGKGDPIRMEKRFRVVPRGVGLVIGCSTFPTWNGYPGLFASLATGNAVVVKPHPAAILPLAITVRIVRDVLAEAGFDPDVVTLVAHAAGDDTAQKLALRPEVRIIDFTGSPANGNWLESHARQAQVYTEKAGVNQVIVDSTTDLAGVARNLAFSLSLYTGQMCTAPQNIYVPRGGIATGEGHKSFDEVANAIADGVRKLLGDPARAVEVLGAVQNPGVLERLERARALGPILLDTTTVAHPAFPNANVRTPLLVKLDARDGDKYLSEWFGPIAFVIATDSTAQSLAIARDAVKRHGALTLSLYSTDPKVVDGAIEVAEDAGVALSINLTAGVFVNQSAAFSDFHGTGANPAANAALTDAAFVANRFRVVQHRRHL; encoded by the coding sequence TTGAGTCATCCCCTGTTCGACAAGCATCGCGCGACGCTGGAGCGCGCGCTCGGCGCGATCGCCGATCGCGGCTACTGGTCACCGTATCCGGAATCCGCGAGCCCGAAGGTCTACGGCGAAGGTTCGGCTGAAGCGGGCAAGGCCGCCTACGAGGCGCTGCTCGGCAAGCCGTTCCCGATCGTCGAGCCGGGCACGGTCGGCGCCGTCGGCGGCGAGCGTTCGCCCTGGGGCGTCGACCTCGGCATTACCTATCCGAAGGTCGATCTCGAGGCGCTCTTCGCCGGGATCGCGCGTGCGCAGGCGTCGTGGCGCGCCGCGGGACCCGAAGCGTGGGTCGGCGTGTGCCTCGAGGCGCTCGCGCGCATCAACCGGGCGAGCTTCGAGATCGCCAACGCGGTGATGCACACGAGCGGGCAGGCGTTCATGATGGCGTTCCAGGCGGGCGGCCCGCACGCGCAGGATCGCGGACTCGAAGCCGTCGCCTATGCCTACGACCAGATGCGCCGCGTGCCGTCGAAGGCGACCTGGGAGAAGCCGCAGGGCAAGGGCGATCCGATCCGCATGGAGAAGCGCTTCCGCGTCGTGCCGCGCGGCGTGGGCCTCGTCATCGGCTGTTCGACGTTCCCGACCTGGAACGGCTACCCGGGACTGTTCGCGAGCCTCGCGACCGGCAACGCGGTGGTGGTGAAGCCGCATCCCGCGGCGATCCTGCCGCTCGCGATCACCGTGAGGATCGTGCGCGACGTGCTCGCGGAGGCCGGCTTCGACCCCGACGTCGTGACGCTGGTCGCGCACGCGGCCGGCGACGACACCGCGCAGAAGCTCGCGCTGCGCCCGGAGGTCCGGATCATCGACTTCACCGGCAGCCCGGCCAACGGCAACTGGCTCGAGTCGCACGCGCGGCAGGCGCAGGTCTACACCGAGAAGGCGGGCGTGAACCAGGTCATCGTCGACTCGACCACCGACCTCGCCGGCGTCGCGCGGAACCTCGCGTTCTCGCTGTCGCTCTACACCGGGCAGATGTGCACCGCGCCGCAGAACATCTACGTGCCGCGCGGCGGCATCGCGACCGGGGAGGGACACAAGTCGTTCGACGAGGTCGCGAACGCGATCGCCGACGGCGTGAGGAAACTGCTGGGCGACCCGGCGCGTGCGGTCGAGGTGCTGGGGGCGGTGCAGAATCCCGGCGTGCTCGAACGCCTGGAGCGCGCCCGTGCGCTCGGACCGATCCTGCTCGACACGACCACGGTCGCGCATCCCGCGTTCCCGAACGCCAACGTGCGCACGCCGCTCCTCGTGAAGCTCGACGCGCGCGACGGCGACAAGTATCTGTCGGAGTGGTTCGGTCCGATCGCCTTCGTGATCGCGACCGACTCGACCGCCCAGAGCCTCGCGATCGCCCGCGACGCGGTCAAGCGCCACGGCGCGCTGACGCTCTCGCTCTACTCGACCGATCCGAAGGTGGTCGACGGCGCGATCGAGGTGGCCGAGGACGCCGGTGTCGCCCTCTCGATCAACCTCACCGCCGGCGTGTTCGTCAACCAGTCCGCGGCGTTCTCCGACTTCCACGGCACCGGGGCGAATCCGGCCGCGAACGCGGCGCTCACCGATGCCGCGTTCGTCGCGAACCGGTTCCGCGTGGTGCAGCACCGGAGGCACCTGTGA